AACACCGAAATATTTCACCGGCATACGGGAGTTACGGTGAACAAACATGAAGATGTGTTTTCGCCACCAAGCCATGCCCTTGCGGTTTGTTACCGTAATGGTTTCGTGACCGAACACCAGCGTTGTGTCTGTGATGTCGATAGGAATGTCAAACTCCGGCAGGTAATCTATGTCACCCGCAATATCAAGCTGATCCATAAAGCCGTAGTGTAGCACCACCTGGTAGAAGTTTTTTTGTAACGGCTTTATTTCATACCTACGCTCGCGTGTAATGTGGGACTCAGTTCCTACCGAGACGGTAAGCAGAATAATCACCTCATGCCTGCACCGATTGTACCGTACGTTCGAGACCAGGGCAGGTGGTGCAATATCGCGATAGCCACTTAGATAAATTGCAGTGCCGGGTACCGTTGTGTACGAGTCGATATCATCAATAATCTCCTCCAGTACCGGCGTTCGCTTTTGAATTGCTGCCCGCAGGATTGAGCGACCGCGCTTCCAGGTGACCATCAGGAAGAACACCGAACCGGCAATAATTAACGGGACGTACCCACCATCCGGAATCTTGGTAGCATTGGCAAGGAAGAATGAAATATCAACGCCAAAGAAAATTGCCGTTACAATGAGTGATGTTGTTACACTCCACTTTGCAATATGTCGCATGGCATGCCAGGCAACCAGAGTTGTCAGCACCATGGTTGTACTAACGGCTATACCGTACATGGCAGCAAGTGCACCGGAAGACTGGAACTGAAGGACTAGGTACACCGTGCAGGCAAAAAGGGCCCAGTTTACAAAGGGTATGTAAATCTGCCCTCTTTCGGTATCGGACGTATGAACAGTTGTCAGCCTGGGCAGATAGCCTAACTGCAGAGCCTGCCATGTAAGTGAAAACGCACCGGAGATTACGGCTTGCGATGCGATGCTGGTTGTAGCCGTGGAAAAAATTACCAGCGGAATCACGCCCCAGGAGGGTACAAGATGGAAGAACGGATTGGCAACGGTGGACGCGATGTGTCCTTCGCGCAGTAACAAAGCCCCCTGACCAAAATAATTGAGCAGCAGGCACGGGAAAACCAGCATAAACCAACCCTTCCGAATTGGCTTTGCACCGAAGTGTCCCAGATCGGCATACACAGTCTCGCCACCGGTCATCACAAGGAAAACAGAGCCAAGGACCAATGCGCCTTCAAGGCCGTGGTTGGAAAAAAACTCAATCGCGTACAACGGGTTAACAGCCGCCAGGATGCCGGGCGTTTGCACAATTGAAATTGCACCAATAGTACCAATCACCAGGAACCAGGCAATCATTACCGGACCAAAAATCCGACCAACACCCCTGCTTCCAAACCGTTGAACCGAGAAAAGTCCGAACAGTATTAAAATCGTGGCAATGACTATTGTTGACTGGCTGAGTGACGGGATTGCAACTTTTACGCCTTCTACTGCCGACAAAACGGAAATGGCCGGCGTGATCATCCCGTCACCGTACAACAAAGCTGCACCAAACAAGCCTATGTACGACACCAGGAGCAATATGTAT
This is a stretch of genomic DNA from Ignavibacteria bacterium. It encodes these proteins:
- a CDS encoding KUP/HAK/KT family potassium transporter, producing the protein MTNSTTKQKSWPLVIAALGVVFGDIGTSPLYSVKECFSPHYSLSAGLNGVYGVLSMIFWSLTIVVAIKYIGVISRFDNHGEGGQMALMELVLPFVKNRYILLLVSYIGLFGAALLYGDGMITPAISVLSAVEGVKVAIPSLSQSTIVIATILILFGLFSVQRFGSRGVGRIFGPVMIAWFLVIGTIGAISIVQTPGILAAVNPLYAIEFFSNHGLEGALVLGSVFLVMTGGETVYADLGHFGAKPIRKGWFMLVFPCLLLNYFGQGALLLREGHIASTVANPFFHLVPSWGVIPLVIFSTATTSIASQAVISGAFSLTWQALQLGYLPRLTTVHTSDTERGQIYIPFVNWALFACTVYLVLQFQSSGALAAMYGIAVSTTMVLTTLVAWHAMRHIAKWSVTTSLIVTAIFFGVDISFFLANATKIPDGGYVPLIIAGSVFFLMVTWKRGRSILRAAIQKRTPVLEEIIDDIDSYTTVPGTAIYLSGYRDIAPPALVSNVRYNRCRHEVIILLTVSVGTESHITRERRYEIKPLQKNFYQVVLHYGFMDQLDIAGDIDYLPEFDIPIDITDTTLVFGHETITVTNRKGMAWWRKHIFMFVHRNSRMPVKYFGVPFKRVLEVGSNIEI